The Pantoea nemavictus genome includes a region encoding these proteins:
- a CDS encoding endonuclease domain-containing protein — MRHHVQRCRELRNNMTSAEWKLWSLLRAQQCGGMRFRRQYAVGTYILDFACIEKRLAIELDGSQHAENVRYDNRRTHELNRDGWRVLRFWNNEVLLEPAAVHAVIMLALKG, encoded by the coding sequence ATGCGACATCATGTGCAGCGCTGCCGCGAGCTGAGAAATAATATGACCTCAGCAGAGTGGAAGTTATGGTCTTTACTGCGTGCCCAACAATGTGGCGGAATGCGATTTCGCCGCCAATATGCCGTTGGTACCTACATATTAGATTTTGCTTGTATTGAAAAGCGGCTTGCGATTGAACTTGATGGCTCCCAGCACGCTGAAAATGTCAGATATGACAATAGACGCACCCATGAATTAAATAGAGATGGCTGGCGAGTATTGAGATTTTGGAATAATGAGGTGCTGCTTGAGCCAGCGGCTGTTCACGCTGTGATTATGCTGGCTTTAAAGGGATAG
- the fliR gene encoding flagellar biosynthetic protein FliR, translating to MGIAINDLIQPIFALWLPLVRIYAFMHFCPLLDNRAFTRKAKLGLALLLSIVMTPMLTHNVVLRELMSVQSLILTGEQILWGFVFGQMLWWTFWALQTAGNILSMNMGLGMAVMNDPASGSSTMVISQIIQIWAALLFFSMDGHLLLLTILYSGFTYWPIGQAINEFSLRTLAGGVGWIFSGALLLAMPTVVIMMLVQGVFGLLNRISPTLNLFALGFPISMLFGLFCFTLLIGNVGSHYLDLTNQVLAMLEKMRSY from the coding sequence ATGGGCATCGCCATCAACGATCTGATCCAGCCGATCTTCGCGCTGTGGCTGCCCTTGGTGCGCATCTATGCCTTCATGCACTTTTGCCCGCTGCTGGATAACCGCGCCTTTACGCGTAAAGCCAAGCTGGGACTGGCGCTGCTGCTGAGCATCGTGATGACGCCGATGCTGACGCACAACGTGGTGCTGCGTGAGCTGATGTCGGTACAGAGCCTGATTCTGACCGGCGAGCAAATTCTGTGGGGATTCGTGTTTGGACAGATGCTGTGGTGGACCTTTTGGGCGCTGCAGACGGCGGGCAATATTTTGTCGATGAACATGGGCCTTGGAATGGCGGTAATGAACGATCCCGCCAGCGGCAGCTCCACCATGGTGATCTCACAAATTATTCAGATCTGGGCTGCGCTGCTGTTCTTCAGCATGGACGGTCATCTACTGCTGCTCACCATTCTCTACAGCGGCTTTACCTACTGGCCGATTGGTCAGGCGATTAATGAATTTTCGCTGCGCACGCTGGCCGGCGGCGTGGGCTGGATCTTTAGCGGCGCGCTGCTGCTGGCGATGCCGACGGTGGTGATCATGATGCTGGTCCAGGGCGTATTTGGTTTGCTGAACCGCATTTCGCCGACGCTGAACCTGTTCGCGCTCGGCTTCCCCATCAGCATGCTGTTTGGCCTGTTTTGCTTCACGTTACTGATAGGCAATGTGGGCAGTCACTATCTCGACCTCACCAACCAGGTGTTGGCGATGCTGGAAAAAATGAGGAGCTACTGA
- the flhB gene encoding flagellar biosynthesis protein FlhB has protein sequence MADAGSGDKSEKPSPGKLRKARQKGDIPRSKEVNLAVCLVMALIMMTLFFPYYRDLIQASFLAVRQMAERIHDDGALHQFMLTQVLIMLKFIATLIPIPFAAALSTLVPGGWIFVITRIKPDFKKLNPISGAKRMFSMQHYVDVLKMIAKCLLMLALLWSTIKGNLSEMMGLQGLFLRDSINHGLALYESMMRLFIFTIVLFAVIDVPLTKFFFTKKMKMSKKEVRDEHKNNEGNPQVKGRIRNLQRQMAMGQINKQVPLADVVITNPTHFAVALKYDPKKAPAPYIVAKGVDDVALYIRSVAGKHKIDVVEFPPLARAVYHSTRVNQQIPAALFRPIAQVLTYVMQLQTWRNGQGEKPRLDTQLPNLDEVMKVHESV, from the coding sequence ATGGCGGATGCTGGCAGTGGAGATAAGAGCGAAAAACCCAGCCCGGGTAAGCTGCGTAAAGCGCGGCAGAAAGGGGATATTCCCCGCTCCAAAGAGGTGAATCTGGCGGTCTGCCTGGTGATGGCGCTGATCATGATGACGCTGTTCTTTCCGTATTATCGTGATTTGATTCAGGCGTCATTTCTTGCGGTGCGCCAAATGGCGGAGCGCATTCATGATGATGGCGCGCTGCATCAATTCATGCTGACGCAGGTGCTGATCATGCTGAAATTCATCGCCACGCTGATCCCGATTCCCTTCGCGGCCGCGCTGTCGACGCTGGTGCCCGGCGGCTGGATCTTTGTCATCACGCGCATCAAGCCCGATTTTAAAAAGCTCAACCCGATCAGCGGGGCGAAGCGCATGTTTTCCATGCAGCACTACGTGGATGTGCTGAAGATGATCGCCAAGTGCCTGCTGATGCTGGCGCTGCTGTGGAGCACCATCAAAGGCAATCTGAGCGAAATGATGGGCCTGCAAGGCCTGTTTTTGCGTGATTCGATCAACCACGGGCTGGCGTTGTATGAGTCGATGATGCGGCTATTTATCTTCACCATTGTGCTGTTCGCGGTGATCGATGTGCCGCTGACGAAATTCTTCTTTACCAAGAAGATGAAGATGTCGAAGAAAGAAGTGCGCGATGAACACAAGAACAACGAAGGTAACCCGCAGGTAAAAGGCCGTATTCGTAACCTGCAGCGCCAGATGGCGATGGGGCAAATCAACAAACAGGTGCCGCTGGCGGATGTGGTGATCACTAACCCGACGCACTTCGCGGTGGCGCTGAAATACGATCCGAAAAAAGCGCCGGCACCTTACATCGTCGCCAAAGGCGTGGATGACGTGGCGCTGTATATCCGCAGCGTGGCCGGCAAACACAAAATTGATGTGGTGGAGTTTCCACCGCTGGCGCGTGCGGTTTATCACAGCACGCGCGTTAATCAGCAAATTCCCGCAGCCCTGTTCCGTCCGATTGCGCAGGTGCTGACTTACGTGATGCAACTGCAAACCTGGCGCAATGGCCAGGGTGAAAAACCCCGGCTGGATACCCAACTGCCGAACCTGGATGAGGTAATGAAAGTTCATGAGTCAGTTTAA
- a CDS encoding YlaC family protein: MDAIKQILLDEIATLNREGQRDNLPRFSFSFLKTHPGLWAIMYLCYALCVALIFSTDMLGWPAFWFATVFVVVMSVLMLMDINPKYRFEDIDTLDLRVCYNGEWYYVQPVSQQALDKILDNPQTPDRVRSGIDRLMKQKGEVDFYDVYYLTWGHQQAAQV, encoded by the coding sequence ATGGACGCGATTAAACAAATTCTGCTCGACGAAATCGCCACGCTGAACCGTGAGGGGCAGCGCGATAACTTGCCGCGCTTTAGCTTTTCCTTCCTCAAAACCCATCCGGGACTCTGGGCCATCATGTACCTGTGCTACGCGCTGTGCGTGGCGCTGATCTTCTCGACCGACATGCTCGGCTGGCCCGCCTTCTGGTTTGCTACGGTGTTTGTGGTGGTGATGAGCGTGCTGATGCTGATGGATATCAATCCCAAATATCGCTTCGAAGATATCGATACGCTGGATTTACGCGTTTGCTATAACGGCGAGTGGTATTACGTGCAGCCGGTTTCGCAGCAGGCGCTGGATAAGATTCTGGATAACCCACAAACGCCCGATCGCGTGCGCAGCGGCATCGATCGTCTGATGAAGCAGAAAGGTGAAGTGGATTTCTACGATGTCTACTACCTCACCTGGGGCCACCAGCAGGCGGCTCAGGTTTAG
- a CDS encoding flagellar biosynthesis protein FlhA translates to MSQFKPRQFSQLLRQAHIGVPILLLSVLAMVILPLPPIVLDVLFTFNIVLAIMVLLASVNSNRPLDFSIFPTILLITTLMRLTLNVASTRVVLLDGHEGVGAAGKVIEAFGNVVIGGNFVVGFVVFIILMIINFVVVTKGAERISEVSARFTLDALPGKQMAIDADLNAGLINQEQAGSRRKDVANEADFYGAMDGASKFVRGDAIAGIMILLISVIGGILIGVFKHGLPAGQAFEQYVLLTIGDGLVAQIPSLLLSTAAAIIVTRISDGADMGDDIKSQLLAKPNTLYTAAAVMFVLAIVPGMPHLVFLIFTALLLFAAWRQGRNVQKPTQDHADMDAIHQALAQPEEQPAIGWDNIPMVEPIGLNLGYKLVTLVDKGKGAPLTLRMRGVRQVVSETSGVLLPEIALREDFHLKPAQYAIKINGVRTAVGEVHADRLMAIPTPEQYGEIDGVLDTDPAYGMAVTWILPEQKAKALNLGYQVVDCASVVATHVNKVVREHLPELFNYDDITQLHQRLSNVAPKLSEDVNAAVNFSLQLKVYRLLLNDQVSLKDITTIATTLLESSAITKDPILLTSDVRYALRRAMVAAIAPDNKPLSAYTLENSLENLLLSALNQAQQAGKVALDSFPVDPNILTQLQSTLPVMMEQLKAQNLTQVLLVTPQLRPLIARYARLFANGLNVLSYNEVPDDANLQIVGQVS, encoded by the coding sequence ATGAGTCAGTTTAAACCGCGCCAGTTTAGTCAACTGCTGCGCCAGGCACACATTGGCGTTCCGATACTTCTGCTCAGCGTGCTGGCGATGGTGATCTTGCCGCTGCCGCCGATTGTGCTGGACGTGCTGTTCACCTTTAACATCGTGCTGGCGATCATGGTGCTGCTGGCGAGCGTTAACAGTAATCGCCCGCTGGATTTCTCCATCTTCCCCACCATTTTGCTGATCACCACGCTGATGCGCCTGACGCTCAACGTGGCCTCGACACGCGTGGTGCTGCTCGATGGTCATGAAGGAGTTGGTGCGGCCGGTAAGGTGATTGAAGCCTTCGGTAACGTGGTGATTGGCGGCAACTTTGTCGTCGGCTTTGTGGTGTTCATCATCCTGATGATCATCAACTTTGTGGTGGTGACCAAAGGGGCCGAGCGTATTTCAGAAGTCTCGGCACGCTTTACCCTTGATGCATTACCCGGCAAACAGATGGCGATCGATGCCGATCTCAATGCTGGCCTGATCAATCAGGAGCAGGCCGGTAGCCGCCGCAAAGACGTGGCGAATGAAGCCGATTTCTACGGTGCGATGGACGGTGCCTCGAAGTTCGTGCGCGGGGATGCGATCGCCGGGATCATGATCCTGCTGATCAGCGTGATTGGCGGTATTTTGATTGGCGTGTTCAAGCACGGATTACCGGCGGGACAAGCATTTGAGCAATATGTGCTGCTGACCATTGGTGACGGCTTAGTGGCACAGATTCCCTCGCTGCTGCTGTCAACGGCGGCGGCGATTATCGTGACGCGCATCAGCGATGGCGCGGACATGGGCGATGACATTAAATCGCAGCTGCTGGCGAAACCCAACACGCTTTACACCGCCGCCGCCGTGATGTTTGTGCTGGCGATCGTGCCCGGCATGCCGCATTTGGTGTTCCTGATCTTTACCGCTCTGCTGCTGTTCGCTGCCTGGCGTCAAGGCCGTAATGTGCAAAAGCCGACGCAGGATCATGCCGATATGGACGCCATCCATCAGGCGCTGGCGCAGCCGGAAGAGCAGCCGGCGATTGGCTGGGACAATATCCCGATGGTTGAGCCAATCGGCCTCAATCTCGGCTACAAGCTGGTGACGCTGGTGGATAAAGGCAAAGGTGCGCCGCTGACGTTGCGTATGCGCGGCGTGCGTCAGGTGGTGTCTGAAACCAGCGGCGTGCTGCTGCCGGAAATCGCCCTTCGCGAGGATTTCCATCTCAAACCGGCGCAGTACGCGATTAAGATCAATGGCGTGCGCACCGCAGTTGGCGAAGTGCACGCCGATCGCCTGATGGCGATCCCCACGCCGGAGCAGTACGGCGAGATCGACGGCGTGCTGGACACCGATCCCGCCTACGGCATGGCGGTGACCTGGATCCTGCCGGAGCAGAAAGCCAAGGCGCTGAATCTGGGTTATCAGGTGGTAGATTGCGCCAGCGTCGTCGCTACGCATGTGAATAAAGTGGTGCGCGAGCATCTGCCGGAGCTGTTTAATTATGATGACATCACGCAGCTGCATCAACGGCTAAGCAACGTGGCACCCAAGCTATCGGAAGATGTGAATGCCGCGGTGAATTTCAGTCTGCAGCTCAAGGTTTATCGTCTGCTGCTGAACGATCAGGTGTCGTTGAAGGACATCACCACCATTGCGACTACGCTGCTGGAGAGCTCAGCGATCACCAAAGATCCGATTCTGCTGACCTCCGATGTGCGCTATGCGCTGCGGCGCGCGATGGTGGCGGCGATTGCGCCGGACAACAAGCCGTTGTCGGCTTATACGCTGGAGAACAGTCTGGAGAATCTGCTGCTCTCCGCGCTGAACCAGGCGCAGCAGGCCGGCAAAGTGGCGCTCGATAGCTTCCCGGTTGATCCCAATATCCTGACGCAGTTGCAGAGCACGCTGCCGGTGATGATGGAGCAGCTTAAAGCGCAGAATCTGACCCAGGTGCTGCTGGTAACGCCGCAGCTGCGTCCACTGATTGCGCGCTATGCCCGACTGTTTGCCAACGGGCTGAACGTGCTGTCGTATAACGAAGTACCGGATGACGCTAATTTGCAGATTGTGGGGCAGGTTTCTTGA